The following is a genomic window from Amycolatopsis acidiphila.
ACCCGGTTGGGACTCGATCGCGGTGACCATCGCGGTGCGCAGCAGTTGATAGACGGTCAACAGGGCCCAGATCTCTTGTTCCAGGCCGGGCCGGTCACCGGAGCGCAGGACGTGCCCGTCTAGCAGGGTGTGGCGCGGGGCGAGGTAGGCGGTTTCGATTTCCCACCGCTCGTGGTAGAGCCGGATCAGCGCCGTGGCGGGGTAGCGGGCGTGGTCGGTCAGTGTGGTGATCAGCCGATAGGGGTCACCGACGCGGCTGCCGTCGGCGCCGGTCACGGCCAGTTCGGCCTCGATGATCCGCACCCCGAGACCGTCCGGAGTGGACAAGTAGGAGCCGTCGGGCAGGTGCCGCAGCACCGGTGGGTTGCGGGTGGATTTGGCGCGGGCCAGCAACATGGCCCCGGTGGCGGCGACCTCGGTGAAAAACCCGGTGGCGTCGAACGCTCGATCCACCAGCAGCAGCATGCCCGGCCCCAGCTTGGGCAGCAGTCGCCGGGCCAACCCGGTTTCGTCTCGCTCGCTGGCCTGCCCGATCACGGCGCCCAGTAGGGCGCGGGTGCCGGTCTCGGCCGGCGTCATCAACCGCAGGGTGGGATATCCGGCGAAGCCCATCCGGTAGCGGATCCGGCCCAGCCGGCACCGGTTGCGGTCGGTGTCGGGCACCTTCAGCGAGTTGAGCCCGTCGAAGGCGACCGTACGCAGCCCGGCGACACACACACCGGGAGTGCGGGGCTGGGCCAGCGGCCCAGCGACCACCTCGAACAGGGCTTTCAACGGTGCCGGTCCCAGCCGGCGGCGCAACTCCCGCAGGGCTTTCTCCGACGGACGTGGCAGCGCCAGACCTGCCAACCCGGCGGTCAGTTCGTCCCAGACTCGCGCGTATCCCAGCCGGGGGAACAACCCCAGCGCGAGCACAAAGTACACCCCCACGCGAGAGGGCAGATCCCGCAGTCGACGCTGCACCGTCCGGGTGTGTTCCAGCACGTCATCGACCATCTCGAACGGCAGGTAGCGAGTCAATTCACCCAGATGTCCGGGGGCGAATACACCCCCGGCGACCGTGACGGCACGGGTGATCGTGATGGTATCGAGGGTCGTGGCAGACTGCGGCATTGGCGGGACTCCGGCAAGCAAGGTGATCTAGGCAATCCCGTGCTCTACCGGAGTTCTGCCTTATCCCCGCTCCCGCCACGCCTGACACAACCAACACTTGATCAACTCGGTCTTGCCAGGCACCCTCGCGGCTTAACTACGCGGCATTGCTGCGCGCAGCGACGCCGAAGGCGCCCTTGACGCGGCGTGTCCACCGTTGGACGATCAGCGATCGGGGCGGGACGGACATTCCCAACCACCCGCGCGCAGCGCGCGCCCCCGCGCGAAGCGCGGCTAGCGCCCCGCCAAGCGCGGCTCCCCGAACGCCCCCGCGCGAAGCGCGAACCCCCGCGCTGCGCGCAGGGGAAAAGATCAAGAGAGTCCTCGCCGGACGGGCAGGCTCAAAGATGAGCCAGGAAAAGCCCCTACGTCACCTCATGCAGATGGTCGAGTCGTGTGATCATCCCGTCGCCCGCGGTTTGTGCATATCACTTTGAGCCAGACCCGCAAGCCTGCGTCGTCGGCTGCCCGAAAGCAGGAGGGGTGCGGCTCCGCCTCAAAGTGATGCCACGAGTTCAGGCGACGGGATGACCACCCAACTCTGAGTTGGCCCCGCACCCCGCCGGCCGCCTGCGCCTACGACTGCGGCACCGGATTCTCCGGCCTCAACCCCTCCGGCCTGCGGCGGGACGGGGCGCGGCCCGGGGGCTGGTGCGGGGCCGGTCCCGGGTCGATCCCCGGGATGGGCAGGGTCACCGGAGTCTCCTCGACCGTGCAAGGGGCGCCGTGGTGGGTGATCTCCACCGGCTTTCCCGACATCAGCCGGTAAGTCGCCTTGTCGGCGTGGATCTCCACCGCGAACCTGCTGCCGCGCACGCACATCCGGAACCCGATCCGGTCCAAGGCCGGCGGCAACCGGGGCGCGAAGGTGATCTCGCCCTCGTGGTCGCGCATCCCGCCGAACCCTGCGACGAAGCCCAGCCACGCCCCGGCCAGCGAGGCCATGTGCAGTCCATTTCGGACGTTGTTGTGCACGTCGTGCAGATCCGTCAGTGCCGCTTCGCCGACGTAGTCGTACGCCAGGTCGAGATGCCCGACCTCCGCCGCCATCACGGCCTGCGTCGCCGCGGACAGCGAGGAGTCGCGCACCGTCCGGGCCTCGTAGTACGCGAAGTTGCGCGCTTTCTCCTCCGGCGTGAACGCGTCACCGCACAGATGCATCGCCAGCACGAGATCCGCCTGCTTCACGACCTGCTTGCGGTACAGGTCGAAGTACGGGTAGTGCAGCAACAACGGATAATGCTCTGGCGGCGTTTCCGCGAAGTTCCAGTCCACATGCTCGGTGAACCCCTCGGACTGCGGGTGCACCCGGCGCTCGGCGTCGTACGGCACGAGGATCCGGGCCGCCGCGTCGCGCCATTCTTCCATTTCCTGTTCGGTGACCCCGATCGCCGCGGCGACGTCCGGTATCCGCGCGCAGGACGCGGCGGCCTCGCGCAGGTTCCGCCGCGCCATGAGGTTC
Proteins encoded in this region:
- a CDS encoding IS4 family transposase; amino-acid sequence: MPQSATTLDTITITRAVTVAGGVFAPGHLGELTRYLPFEMVDDVLEHTRTVQRRLRDLPSRVGVYFVLALGLFPRLGYARVWDELTAGLAGLALPRPSEKALRELRRRLGPAPLKALFEVVAGPLAQPRTPGVCVAGLRTVAFDGLNSLKVPDTDRNRCRLGRIRYRMGFAGYPTLRLMTPAETGTRALLGAVIGQASERDETGLARRLLPKLGPGMLLLVDRAFDATGFFTEVAATGAMLLARAKSTRNPPVLRHLPDGSYLSTPDGLGVRIIEAELAVTGADGSRVGDPYRLITTLTDHARYPATALIRLYHERWEIETAYLAPRHTLLDGHVLRSGDRPGLEQEIWALLTVYQLLRTAMVTAIESQPGIDPDRASFTTALETARDQLTAAAGVCPDPGADSLGALGRAVLATLLPPRRSRYSARKVKCSTSRYLNRDDDRPATATTITAIDIVIHTPALTTPPPRPARPRDRTKPRPTTRHARVIALMTTDPDRHWNATELATRPNIPSHNLLTQLAEWARPKPLTRTSTGYYTPNPQPPSTTPPNPQLRGITARRTSSTLDPACPPPGTLRIGVRERGWARAFLAAVAGSPWWGGWALSGSPQVAIGGWLGAAASASGSRLPLPRRRRGVAGHCRVRRW